In Anthocerotibacter panamensis C109, the sequence GGGAGAGTAGGGCCTGTACGTGCTCTCTAGCCTGAGCGGGCAGCTCGTCGGAGGGCTTCGGCTAGTTTGCCGGTGACGGTGAGCTTGGTGAGGTCTAGCTTTTGTCGTGGAGCGACTTCAGGCTCGGCGGGGATAATGTCAGCGTGTTGTTCTGGAGTGCGTTTGGTCTGGATGGGCGAAACCGCGAACCCTTTGGGCTGAACACCGTCTAAGTTGGTAAGCTAAGGTCAGGATGGGGGAGACCCTTGCAGCAACTCCAGAAAGTATGGTTGCGGACAACGGCAGGGCTGTTGGGTGCGGGGTTGACCCTCACGGTAGTGGGCATCACAGCCTTTGACCGCCTGACTCGGGAGTGGATTGCAACCCATCTCATCCCGCAAATCGAACAGGAATTGACCAAAAGCCTGAAGCACAAAGTCACCCTCGGGGATCTGGAAGTTCTCCTGCCCTGGGAGGTGCGTCTGGGTCACACCAAAATCGAGGGCTTAGGGGAGATGGCTGGGGTGGGCATTGGCTTTAGCCCTTGGGACCTCCCGGCGACGCGGCCTATCCCGCTGCGGCTCCATCTGAAGGCCCCGGACCTCTTGCTCGGCCAAAAACAGGACGGGCGCTGGGAGGTGGCGGACCTATGGGACCAACCGCCCCAACCAGAACCGCCCCCGGTGGTAGTGGAGTACCTTGCTTTCGAGGAGGGCCGGGTCTTGGTCCGCCCACGGGCTTCTCGGGCATTCACGCTCACTCAGGTCAAAGGGGCACTGAAGGGCACAGGTGAACTATTCCGGGCTGAGGGGCGTCTGGAGCAGGCTCCTTGGTCGGCCCGAGGCGAGATCCAGGGCACCAAGCGTACGGTCCGTCTGGCGGTGGAGCACCTCCCATTCCAGGAACCCTTCGCCCTGCTCAACCTCAAGGAGACCTTTCGGCCTGGGGGGAAGGTCACCGGCCAAGTCCAGCTCACCTGGAATGGCAAGCCGATCCCGCGCTGGGATGGGGAGTTGCGCCTGGAAGGGGGGACGGCTCAGATCTCTGGCTTGGGACATCCACTCACCGCACTCAGCGGGCGGTTGGTTTTTCGGGGACAGGAGATCCGCTCACCCCGGCTCACAGGGCGCTATGGAGCACTGGACTTCAGCACCCAGGGCAATTTCGAGGACCTCCAGCGGCTGAACCTCGCCATCCATGCTGACCGGGCGAGTTTTGCCCAACTCCAGAAGACTTTTGGCGTGGGGCTTCCGGTTCCGGTCCAGGGCGCGGTGCAGTTCGGGGCAAGGCTGGCGGGTCCGCTCTCGCAATTGGTCCTAGCAGGGGCTTTTGCGTCTCTAGAAAAAGGGACCATAGACCAGATCCCCCTAGAGCGCTACCAGGGACGGGTACGCCTACAGGTCAATCGCGGGCTCCTCGACTTCCCTGAAATTCACGCCTCGATCCTCGGGGGTGCGGTCGCGGCTCAAGGCCGCGTGGAGTTGGGCCGACAGACCTTAAGCTTTACAGGGAAGGGGCTGGACCTCAAGGGCGCCCAGGCTTGGGCAATCTATGGGGGGCCATCTACGCAGAAGATAGGGGTGCTAAAGGCGGATTTTTTGGTCCAAGGGCCCGTTCAGGCTCCGACGGCAACCATAGACTGGCGACTGGCGGGGGGGGATTGGCCGGGGGCGGGGCGGCTGGTGGCCCAGGATAACCAGTATGCCCTCAGTGAGACCACCTTCAGCAAGTGGGGCGGTCAACTCCAGGTCAGCGCCACGATGGTCCAAAATAGCTGGAAAGCCCGCATCGACCCGGTGGACGTGCAGCTAGAACAACTATTTCCCACCGCGCGGGTGGGTCTGGCTCCCTTGCGTGGACCCGTCGCCGGTACCATCCAGACGACGGGTCAGTGGGGACGTTTTGCCTTGAGTCAGATCCGCGCTCAGGGGAACGTCAGCCTCCCCCGTGGATTTGGCCTGGTGGCAGAACCTATCACCAACGCCTTCACCTGGGATAGCCGACAGGTGCGCCTTGATCACCCCGCACCCACGCCCGTCCAAGTGCAAGGAACCGTGGAAGTCCGCGATGACCTGACGGTGCCCGTCTGGAACCTGCGGGTCATGACCCACAGCCTCGCCCTAGGGCGGCTGAAGGACTTGGGTCTACCACTTCCGGTCGCGGGGCAGGCGGATTTGGTGGGCCAGCTTACGGGTAGCCCGCGTGCGCCTGAGTTTGAGAGTCGGGGTGCGGTGCATAACCTGCGCCTCGCCCAGGTAGCTTTCCCGGATCTCCAAGGACTCTTGCACTACCGCTCGGACATGACGACCCTCGACTTTGCAGGGCGGGCCAGCCGGATAGCCGTAGATCTCAGCCACAATCAGCCCAACCGTCTCGCTCTGAGGCGCGGAACTACGGTGTTGACTGGAATACGTCAAGGAGACGCTCTGGTAGGTACGCTTGCTGATTTGCCCGCCCAAGAAGTGCTGGTAGGGATTGGTGCTGCCCTACCGCCGGGGCTGGTGGGAGGCCGTCTAGGGGGTGACTATCGTCTGAGCCTGACCGGGCCGCGCCAGTTTCAGGGCCAGATCGCACTCACTCAGGGGCGTTGGGGCAGTATTCCTCTTACCCAGGCCCAGGCTGACCTGACCTACCACGACGAGCGGCTGAGTTTTGCCCAAGGTACTGCGATCCTCGCCCTACCTGGGACGCCTGCCAGTCACTATAGATTTAGCGGGAGCCTGGATACGACCAGCCAGGATCTGCAAGCCAAACTCGCCACGACGGACGGCACGCTGGAGAGTGTGGCGGGAGCACTGGGGCTCAAGACCTTGGGTGACCTGCCCCAGGTGTGGGCGCAGAGCCTGATTCCGAAGGATTTGGGCCGCGCGAACCAAGTGAGCCCTACCGCCCAGACCGTCCAGGGTGATTTAAAAACGCGCCTGCGGGTCTTCGAGGAGTTTTTGGAGGTCTATGGAGCCAACCGCCGCCCTCGTAATCCCCGTACCCCGCGCTTCAGTGGGCAGTTCCAAGGACAGGTCACCCTGACGGGCAAGCTGACCCACCCTCAGATCGATTTTGAACTGGATGGACAAAGCTGGCGGCTGGGGCAAAATCAGGTACAGACGCTCCAGACTCGGGGCAGCTACCACGATCAAGCGTTACAACTGGACCAGTTGGTATTCCAACTCCCAGGTCCAAACGCGGGATCGGGTTCTTTTGAAGGCGTGTTGGGGGCGCAAGGTCAGCACGGAACTTTGATGGTAAAAAACTTCCCCGCGCAGAACCTCCAGTCTTTTGTACCGCCTTACTTCCAGGTGCAAGGCGACCTCTCCCTAAAGGCTACCTTGAGCGGTCCCCGCACTAACCCCACCCTGCGCGGGGAGTTTGAGATCACCAACGGTTCACTCAATCAGGCTCCGCTCAAGCAAGCTAGAGGCGGCATCGGCTATCGGGAGGGGCGCTTGAGCCTCTTGGATGTGCGCGTGGCGACCGGAGAGGAGCCCGCCTATATCAATGGCAGTTTTCCGTTTCCGGTCCTGGATATCGTGCCCCAGGACAAGCGGGTACGGATGCAGCTTGCAGTCAAGGATAAGGCGTTGGGGCTGATGAATCTGTTCACCGATCAGATTCAGTGGCAGGGGGGGAGCGGGGTTTTGGACGCGCAGATCGGTGGACGGAGCAACGCGCTCACCATCCAAGGGACGCTCCAAGTGCAAAAGACCCGCCTCAATCTCAGCGGATTTGCCGAGCCATTGACCGACATCGCCGCTCGGATCACCTTCTTGAAGGACCGGGCCAAGGTCGAGGAATTTACGGGACAGTTGGGCGGAGGCAAGGTCACAGTCGCCCCCGGTCTGATTGCGCTCACAGGTCAGACGACCGACCCCGTGGTGCCCCTCGCGGTGGACTTGGAGCGGCTAAAAATCAACCTACCACCCCTCTATGAGGGCGATGCCCAAGGCCGTCTGTTGGTGAGCGGGACGGTGCTCAATCCCACCTTTGGGGGCCGGGTAATCTTAGAAAATGGGCGCTTTGGTCTGCCAGAGCGCGGGAGCAAGCCCACCCAAAATCTGCCCAGTCCGCCCCGAGCTACCGTCGCGCTCAAGCGCATCGATGCTCCTGCGCTCAAGGACCTCCAGGTGGTGTTAGGCGACCGGGTTACTCTGGTTCAGGCTCCTTTCTTGCGGGTGGATACCCGAGGGGAGTTGGTCCTCAAGGGCACACTTGACAATATCCAGCCTGAGGGGGAAGTCCAACTGGTGCGCGGTCGCTTGGAGCTTTTCTCCACAGCCTTTTTCCTGGATAACTCTTGGCCTAACAGCGCCCGCTTTCGCCCCAGTCTAGGACTCGATCCCGAACTCAATCTGCGCGCTGATGCCCGCGCTACCGAGGTCAGTATTTTTGGCACCACCCTAGCTAACCCCGCCGGATTTAGCGGAGCACGCACCAGTTTTACCGCCGCGCCAGGGACGCAGCAGTTGGTCCGCATCAGCGCTCGGGTGAGTGGACGCTCGAGCAAACCGGAGGTGGATTTGCGCAGTTCTCCGCCGCGCTCTCAAGATGAGATCGTCACGCTGTTGGGTGGTGGGTCCGCCGAGTCCTTACTTTTGGGCACAGGGGCTTCGTTTGTCAGTAGCCCGCTGTTTAACCGACTGGAGGAATTTTTCCTGGAAAATGTCGGCCTGGATGAATTTCGCATCAGTCCCACAACCCGCCTGATCCCCGGAACCGCTGGGGCTTTTGCCCTGGGGGTGGGCCTGGAGGTGGGCAAGGACATCACACGGGAACTCTCGCTCTCGCTCTCGCAAAACCTCACCGACCCCAGCCAACTTTCGCGCCTGAGCTTACGCTACCGTGTGAATGATGCGATTCAGTTGCGCCTTAGCACGGACTTCTCCAGCGACGTTTCTTTTTCGGTGGAGTACGAGACACGGTTTTAGAGCTAGGACCCCGTCGTGAGTACATCCGCCCAGTGCAGGGCTTCTAGCAAGCTCGCTTCTCGGGCGATACCCTGACCGACGATATCAAAAGCCGTCCCGTGGTCCGGCGAAGTCCTGAGAAAAGGCAGACCCACCGTCATATTCACTGCTTGGTCAAATGCAAGCATTTTCAAAGGGATCAAGCCCTGATCGTGGTAGAGCGCCAGATAGCCATCCGGGGCACGAGCCCGGGGGTCAAGCCACGCCTGCCCCGCTGAAACCCAAAGCGTATCCGGGGGGACAGGGCCCTTGACCTGAGGATATTCACGCAACAGCGGACGCAACCAATCGCGTTCCTCAGTCCCCAATTGCCCGTCCTCGCCACTGTGAGGATTGAGACCGGGCACGCTCAAATGAGGAGCACTCAGGCCAAAAGTTTGCTTGAGGGTCCGCACCAGCAGATCCAGTTTGCGCCGTACCAAAGGAGCATTCAACACAACCGGCACTTGCGCTAGGGGAATATGCGTAGTGGCAAGGAGCATCCGCCAACACCAGCCTGTATACGGGGAGCGCGCTACAAAAAACATGCCGTAGTCGGAGTGATCCCCTGCCAAAACTTCGGTCTGTCCGGGGTAGCAGTGCCCCGCCATGTGCCATGCGCTCTTGGAAATCGGTGCTGTCACAATGGCCCGCGTCTCCCCAGCTCGGGTCAAGGCAAGAGCCGCCTGTAGATAGCGAAAACTGGCATCACCGCTAGCGGGCTGATGCTGACCCGAGACAAAAGAGACCGTAGGCAGGTCAAGGATCAGCAGTTGTGCGGGATCTGCCAAGGGCGTCTGTTCTTTTAAGTGCTCGTAGGTGTCCTGGAGGACCTGACGGTTGCCGATAATCCAACAGCGCCGGGACCAATCCCCGTGCGCCAAAGCCTTAAGCACCACCTCCGGGCCGATACCTGCTGGGTCGCCCAGGGTGAGGGCCAAGGGACGCACCGGCTCAGTCCTCTGCAAGGGTGATGAAGCGGTCGTCTGCGAGTCTGAGGGGCAGGGGCAGGCGAGCAGGCTCGCTCCACCCATGGAAATCATGACCGCCGGTTACGCCTTTGTCGAGGCGCACTGCCGTATCGCGCCAGAAGCGGGCGACATGGGGCGGGTGAGAAGGGTGGTAGACCTCAATAGCATCGACACTATGGAGCAGTTCTTCGCTCATCGCCTGAGGGTAGCGCTGGGGGTGGGCGACGGAGACGATGGCCCCAGCTCGGTGCAGCATGGCAATGGCTTCCAGATATTCAAGAAAAGGCGGGGCCATGTCTAGATTGCGTAGGATGCTTTGGGTGCGGCACCATTCGGCGACAATGCTCTGGGCGGGGATTCCCTTTTGGACTAGGGCTTCTATCGTCCGGGGCCGCTCGTGGGGTGCCGTGGGGGCATCCGGTGCACCCAGATGATGCAGCGTCTCCTGCCAAGCCTGTGCGTAAAAGTCAGCAAACTGCTGAGAATAGGTCAACAACTCTGGGGTGAGCTTCAGGCCATAACCCAGCAGGTGGACTTCGGTGTTCGTGCGCTGACAGACTCCAGAAACTTCAATTCCCCCGAGCACCGTTGGGGGTAGATCCAAGTCCATCCAGCCGTGGACTGTGTTGTGGTCCGTGATAGCGAGGGTCTCGTAGCCCTGCTTGAGGGCTTGGTCTATCAGCACTTGGGGCGTAAAGTAGCCATCGCTAGCTGTGGTGTGGTTGTGCAAACCAACGAGCCGGACACCGTTCATGGACGCTTGGAATCTCATTGTGCCTCTAAGCTAGCAGGTTGACCTGGCATTTGCAGCCGCTCCTCTGCTCCCTGGTCAGTATAGAGTCCCTGGCTACGGATGTAGGTGTAGACTTCTGGCAGAAGTGCTTCAGGCCCCTCTGTGCGGGCCAATTGAGCGCGGAGGGTATGGCTTGCGTAGGGGGGGATGTCTGCCTCTAGAGAGCGAACGGGCAGCCCCAATAGCCGGGTCAAGCCCGTACTCTTGCCGGCTCGGGTCACCTCGACAAACCCGTGGCTACGGGCAATAAGTAGCTCGACAGCCAACCACTCAGGGACCTGTTGAAGCGCATCACTGCCAAGAGCGACCCACAGGCGGTACTGCGGGCAGAGGAAATGAATGATGGCGACACTCTCTGCGGTCCAGGGGCTGGTAAATTCCGGGCGGTGGTGGAGATTGTCCAGTCCTAGGTGGGACACTGTCAAGGCCACCATCTGCTGACGGGCCATAAGAGGAGCCATACCCTGGCGCTTGAGTGGATTGTCAACAGCCCAGACCCAGACTTGCGAGAAGTGTTGGGCGAGGAGGGCCATAACCTGAGCGTGTCCCCGATGGGGCGGGTCAGCACTGAGGCCATAGAGCGCAATGTCAGGAGCCATGGCGCACCAGAAACAGATTTTTTAAAGTGTAGCGGAAGACTCAAAGAAGACTCAGATGATGTTTAGCTGAAGCGGCGTAACGCTGCGCCCACTGCCCCGCCCCAAAACTGACCGGATCATAGATGCCAAGTTCCCCTAGCGTAGGACCTGTGCAACGTCGGGGTAATCTGTGATGACCCCAGCAATGCCCTCTTGGTGAAGATATTTTGAGAGGAGCCGCTCACTGTTGACCGTCCAGACAAAGACCGGAAGCTTGCTCCGCTTTGCCACGCGCAGGATGCCCCACCGCAGCAGACTATAGTGCGGGGCCAGGAAATCGAGGTGCGGGCGTTGGTAGCGTTTGAGGGGGAGCAGTTGGCCTAGATGGGTTGCCAGAAAACTACGCGGGGTGTCCCGACCCAGCAGAAGGCCGACCTTGACCCCAGGATGGCGGGCTTTGATCCGACGCAGGCAA encodes:
- a CDS encoding translocation/assembly module TamB domain-containing protein — its product is MQQLQKVWLRTTAGLLGAGLTLTVVGITAFDRLTREWIATHLIPQIEQELTKSLKHKVTLGDLEVLLPWEVRLGHTKIEGLGEMAGVGIGFSPWDLPATRPIPLRLHLKAPDLLLGQKQDGRWEVADLWDQPPQPEPPPVVVEYLAFEEGRVLVRPRASRAFTLTQVKGALKGTGELFRAEGRLEQAPWSARGEIQGTKRTVRLAVEHLPFQEPFALLNLKETFRPGGKVTGQVQLTWNGKPIPRWDGELRLEGGTAQISGLGHPLTALSGRLVFRGQEIRSPRLTGRYGALDFSTQGNFEDLQRLNLAIHADRASFAQLQKTFGVGLPVPVQGAVQFGARLAGPLSQLVLAGAFASLEKGTIDQIPLERYQGRVRLQVNRGLLDFPEIHASILGGAVAAQGRVELGRQTLSFTGKGLDLKGAQAWAIYGGPSTQKIGVLKADFLVQGPVQAPTATIDWRLAGGDWPGAGRLVAQDNQYALSETTFSKWGGQLQVSATMVQNSWKARIDPVDVQLEQLFPTARVGLAPLRGPVAGTIQTTGQWGRFALSQIRAQGNVSLPRGFGLVAEPITNAFTWDSRQVRLDHPAPTPVQVQGTVEVRDDLTVPVWNLRVMTHSLALGRLKDLGLPLPVAGQADLVGQLTGSPRAPEFESRGAVHNLRLAQVAFPDLQGLLHYRSDMTTLDFAGRASRIAVDLSHNQPNRLALRRGTTVLTGIRQGDALVGTLADLPAQEVLVGIGAALPPGLVGGRLGGDYRLSLTGPRQFQGQIALTQGRWGSIPLTQAQADLTYHDERLSFAQGTAILALPGTPASHYRFSGSLDTTSQDLQAKLATTDGTLESVAGALGLKTLGDLPQVWAQSLIPKDLGRANQVSPTAQTVQGDLKTRLRVFEEFLEVYGANRRPRNPRTPRFSGQFQGQVTLTGKLTHPQIDFELDGQSWRLGQNQVQTLQTRGSYHDQALQLDQLVFQLPGPNAGSGSFEGVLGAQGQHGTLMVKNFPAQNLQSFVPPYFQVQGDLSLKATLSGPRTNPTLRGEFEITNGSLNQAPLKQARGGIGYREGRLSLLDVRVATGEEPAYINGSFPFPVLDIVPQDKRVRMQLAVKDKALGLMNLFTDQIQWQGGSGVLDAQIGGRSNALTIQGTLQVQKTRLNLSGFAEPLTDIAARITFLKDRAKVEEFTGQLGGGKVTVAPGLIALTGQTTDPVVPLAVDLERLKINLPPLYEGDAQGRLLVSGTVLNPTFGGRVILENGRFGLPERGSKPTQNLPSPPRATVALKRIDAPALKDLQVVLGDRVTLVQAPFLRVDTRGELVLKGTLDNIQPEGEVQLVRGRLELFSTAFFLDNSWPNSARFRPSLGLDPELNLRADARATEVSIFGTTLANPAGFSGARTSFTAAPGTQQLVRISARVSGRSSKPEVDLRSSPPRSQDEIVTLLGGGSAESLLLGTGASFVSSPLFNRLEEFFLENVGLDEFRISPTTRLIPGTAGAFALGVGLEVGKDITRELSLSLSQNLTDPSQLSRLSLRYRVNDAIQLRLSTDFSSDVSFSVEYETRF
- the pdxA gene encoding 4-hydroxythreonine-4-phosphate dehydrogenase PdxA, with the protein product MRPLALTLGDPAGIGPEVVLKALAHGDWSRRCWIIGNRQVLQDTYEHLKEQTPLADPAQLLILDLPTVSFVSGQHQPASGDASFRYLQAALALTRAGETRAIVTAPISKSAWHMAGHCYPGQTEVLAGDHSDYGMFFVARSPYTGWCWRMLLATTHIPLAQVPVVLNAPLVRRKLDLLVRTLKQTFGLSAPHLSVPGLNPHSGEDGQLGTEERDWLRPLLREYPQVKGPVPPDTLWVSAGQAWLDPRARAPDGYLALYHDQGLIPLKMLAFDQAVNMTVGLPFLRTSPDHGTAFDIVGQGIAREASLLEALHWADVLTTGS
- a CDS encoding PHP domain-containing protein, whose protein sequence is MNGVRLVGLHNHTTASDGYFTPQVLIDQALKQGYETLAITDHNTVHGWMDLDLPPTVLGGIEVSGVCQRTNTEVHLLGYGLKLTPELLTYSQQFADFYAQAWQETLHHLGAPDAPTAPHERPRTIEALVQKGIPAQSIVAEWCRTQSILRNLDMAPPFLEYLEAIAMLHRAGAIVSVAHPQRYPQAMSEELLHSVDAIEVYHPSHPPHVARFWRDTAVRLDKGVTGGHDFHGWSEPARLPLPLRLADDRFITLAED
- a CDS encoding nucleotidyl transferase family protein, whose protein sequence is MAPDIALYGLSADPPHRGHAQVMALLAQHFSQVWVWAVDNPLKRQGMAPLMARQQMVALTVSHLGLDNLHHRPEFTSPWTAESVAIIHFLCPQYRLWVALGSDALQQVPEWLAVELLIARSHGFVEVTRAGKSTGLTRLLGLPVRSLEADIPPYASHTLRAQLARTEGPEALLPEVYTYIRSQGLYTDQGAEERLQMPGQPASLEAQ